In Luteitalea sp. TBR-22, one genomic interval encodes:
- a CDS encoding TonB-dependent receptor: MLSARTTSPRPWHALCVAALFLVWFAGFAAAPAFAQATAVNGTIEGTVSDNSGGVLPGVTITVTNTDTGTVRSVVTNENGLYRATLLPLGTYRVVAELQGFKKFEQTGVTVGAGQTAAVNVKLEVGDLNETISVTADAPVVDTAKVDTGRNLNENEVKNLPLVSRNPYNFALLQPGVTGFENSEFGVPRFSANGTLLRINYQIDGNTNTQKDRAGLRLLPVSEVMVREVKVVTSGYAPEFGQTTGLVYNAITPSGTNQFRGAGAYRFRRKSFSAFPFFFQGPRTEDRRPDTKVDTLTAELGGPIVKDRLHFFTGFESTYRDLSSQSVITILPENAARIGLAAQPAVVPREQTARFFIGKADYQINPAHRLTGRTIIFRNDSPNNIGGGLTSIERTTDFLDAMESTSGQLVSSFGSKMLNELRVQYARRVQSRGGNELSGTGPAINIPGIANFGGPIATAADAGFGFEQGIFQVVNNFTYLRGNHSYKFGGDIQLINDSRTSTLLQLYTFPSIDAYLAARNGTNPRSYTNYQELIGNPDFTMKSSGYSFFVQDDWRVTNDLKFIYGLRYDFYNYPDGDPNAPFLYSQNYADDSNNLGPRFGLAWSFGADKRQVLRASSGIMYDQMLLGAYETAIQNNGNPARVNVTVQGTAANAPAFPSTLGSLPPGFTLPRQSITTVSPDFEVARTWQNNVTYERAFGQNYYGSVGYTLTQGDLLPVIVNINPINPVSTLADGRPVFSTAVNADTRLDPRFNQINVVQSVGDSTYNALMLQFGKRLSNGIQFDVNYTLGKGTDNAPLTTALAVQGDDGVMDPTDLERDRGVNALDTRHSFAGSVVLQPRFDVDGVVGAIVNDNQLGLMLQFNSGLPVNLRSGTDLNNDGVLADRPLFVGRNSLYLPARYNVDARFSRFIPFGGNRRLEIAAEFKNLFNTVQTSAVNRIIPTNALGVPTGTLPTSTDELQPTAGYEQRQFQLGFKFYF; encoded by the coding sequence ATGCTGTCCGCACGGACGACCTCCCCCCGGCCGTGGCACGCGCTCTGCGTCGCTGCCCTTTTCCTTGTGTGGTTCGCCGGGTTCGCCGCCGCGCCGGCGTTCGCGCAGGCCACGGCCGTCAACGGCACCATCGAAGGGACGGTGTCGGACAACTCCGGTGGCGTGCTGCCCGGGGTGACGATCACGGTGACCAACACCGACACCGGCACGGTCCGTTCAGTGGTCACCAACGAGAACGGCCTGTATCGCGCCACGCTGCTGCCGCTCGGCACGTACCGCGTCGTCGCCGAGCTGCAGGGCTTCAAGAAGTTCGAGCAGACGGGCGTCACCGTCGGCGCGGGCCAGACGGCGGCCGTCAACGTGAAGCTCGAGGTCGGTGACCTCAACGAGACGATCTCGGTGACGGCCGACGCGCCTGTCGTCGACACGGCCAAGGTCGACACCGGCCGCAACCTGAACGAGAACGAGGTCAAGAACCTGCCGCTGGTGTCGCGCAACCCGTACAACTTCGCGTTGCTCCAGCCGGGCGTGACCGGTTTCGAGAACTCCGAGTTCGGCGTGCCGCGCTTCAGCGCCAACGGCACGCTGCTGCGCATCAACTACCAGATCGACGGCAACACCAACACGCAGAAGGACCGCGCCGGCCTGCGCCTGCTGCCGGTGTCGGAAGTGATGGTGCGTGAGGTGAAGGTCGTGACCAGCGGCTACGCGCCGGAGTTCGGGCAGACGACCGGCCTGGTGTACAACGCGATCACGCCGTCGGGCACCAACCAGTTCCGCGGCGCGGGCGCCTACCGCTTCCGTCGCAAGTCCTTCAGCGCGTTCCCGTTCTTCTTCCAGGGGCCGCGCACCGAGGACCGTCGTCCGGACACCAAGGTCGACACGCTGACCGCCGAACTCGGCGGCCCGATCGTCAAGGACAGGCTGCACTTCTTCACCGGCTTCGAGAGCACGTACCGCGATCTGTCGTCGCAGAGCGTCATCACGATCCTGCCCGAGAACGCCGCGCGTATCGGCCTGGCGGCCCAGCCGGCCGTGGTGCCGCGCGAGCAGACGGCCCGGTTCTTCATCGGCAAGGCCGATTACCAGATCAACCCGGCGCACCGCCTGACCGGCCGCACGATCATCTTCCGCAACGACTCGCCCAACAACATCGGCGGCGGCCTCACGAGCATCGAGCGCACCACCGACTTCCTCGACGCGATGGAGAGCACGTCGGGGCAGCTCGTGTCGTCGTTCGGCAGCAAGATGCTCAACGAGCTGCGCGTGCAGTACGCCCGGCGCGTGCAGAGCCGTGGCGGCAATGAACTGTCGGGCACCGGCCCGGCGATCAACATCCCCGGCATCGCGAACTTCGGTGGCCCCATCGCGACGGCCGCCGACGCCGGCTTCGGCTTCGAGCAGGGCATCTTCCAGGTGGTGAACAACTTCACCTACCTGCGTGGCAACCACAGCTACAAGTTCGGCGGTGACATCCAGCTCATCAACGACAGCCGCACCTCGACGCTGCTGCAGCTGTACACGTTCCCGAGCATCGATGCCTACCTCGCGGCCAGGAACGGCACCAACCCGCGCAGCTACACCAACTACCAGGAGCTGATCGGCAACCCCGACTTCACGATGAAGTCGTCGGGCTACAGCTTCTTCGTGCAGGACGACTGGCGCGTCACCAACGACCTCAAGTTCATCTACGGCCTGCGCTACGACTTCTACAACTACCCGGACGGCGACCCCAACGCGCCGTTCCTGTACTCGCAGAACTACGCCGACGACTCGAACAACCTCGGGCCGCGGTTCGGCCTGGCCTGGTCGTTCGGCGCCGACAAGCGGCAGGTGCTGCGGGCCAGCAGCGGCATCATGTACGACCAGATGCTGCTCGGCGCCTACGAGACGGCCATCCAGAACAACGGCAACCCGGCCCGCGTCAACGTGACGGTGCAGGGCACGGCCGCCAACGCGCCGGCGTTCCCGTCGACGCTCGGTAGCCTGCCCCCCGGCTTCACGCTGCCGCGCCAGTCGATCACCACCGTGTCGCCCGACTTCGAGGTGGCGCGCACCTGGCAGAACAACGTCACCTACGAGCGTGCGTTCGGCCAGAACTACTACGGCTCGGTGGGCTACACGCTCACGCAGGGCGACCTGCTGCCGGTGATCGTCAACATCAACCCGATCAACCCGGTGAGCACGCTGGCCGACGGCCGCCCCGTGTTCAGCACGGCGGTCAATGCCGACACCCGCCTCGACCCGCGCTTCAACCAGATCAACGTCGTGCAGTCGGTGGGTGACTCGACCTACAACGCCCTGATGCTGCAGTTCGGCAAGCGCCTGAGCAACGGCATCCAGTTCGACGTCAACTACACGCTCGGCAAGGGCACCGACAACGCGCCCCTGACCACCGCGCTCGCGGTGCAGGGCGACGATGGCGTGATGGACCCGACCGATCTCGAGCGCGACCGCGGTGTCAACGCCCTCGACACGCGTCACAGCTTCGCCGGCAGCGTCGTCCTGCAGCCCCGCTTCGACGTCGACGGCGTCGTCGGCGCGATCGTCAACGACAACCAGCTCGGGCTGATGCTGCAGTTCAACTCGGGCCTGCCCGTGAACCTGCGCAGCGGCACCGACCTGAACAACGACGGCGTGCTCGCCGACCGGCCGCTGTTCGTCGGCCGCAACTCGCTGTACCTGCCGGCGCGCTACAACGTCGATGCCCGCTTCTCGCGGTTCATCCCGTTCGGCGGCAACCGGCGCCTCGAGATCGCGGCGGAGTTCAAGAACCTGTTCAACACGGTGCAGACCTCGGCGGTCAACCGCATCATCCCGACCAACGCGCTCGGCGTGCCGACGGGCACGCTGCCGACCAGCACCGACGAGCTGCAGCCGACGGCCGGCTACGAGCAGCGCCAGTTCCAGCTCGGCTTCAAGTTCTACTTCTGA
- a CDS encoding phosphodiester glycosidase family protein yields MRLPILLLCGLIAAWPEAARTSAPVPDLAWLGAPTVVAPGVDLYRLEGPMALAGKEAPRSLRLLRLDTRRVRLGSALATGEIPARATVQAIAARTGALAAVNAGFFAPDGDPNGVLRIDGRLLSDTGRARGAVALLDGAAGATLLFDQVSARVRLRFKAGAQWRSVPVDGVDTDRGPRRLVLYTPASGATTDTGEGLEWVLSGAPLRAGPPVTTGNAPIPASGYVLSYGGAAAPDALGGLARASSVQVREALTVVSGSRVRDWMRARTIVGGAGLLLRGGRPVADRSMERLTPGFETTTHPRTVIACDGQGLVWLITVDGRQPLATGATFPDLMVLLARIGAVDALNLDGGGSTTMVVGGTVVNRPSDVTGPRPVSDALIVTPR; encoded by the coding sequence GTGCGTCTGCCCATTCTGCTCCTGTGCGGCCTGATTGCCGCGTGGCCCGAGGCCGCCCGCACGTCCGCGCCGGTGCCCGACCTCGCCTGGCTGGGCGCGCCCACCGTCGTCGCGCCCGGCGTCGACCTGTACCGCCTCGAAGGACCCATGGCGCTGGCAGGCAAGGAGGCGCCGCGATCGCTGCGGTTGCTCAGGCTCGACACGCGCCGGGTCCGTCTGGGCTCGGCACTGGCCACGGGCGAGATCCCGGCCCGGGCGACCGTTCAGGCCATAGCGGCGCGGACGGGTGCCCTCGCGGCCGTCAACGCCGGCTTCTTCGCTCCCGACGGCGATCCGAACGGGGTCCTCAGGATCGACGGCCGGTTGCTGAGCGACACCGGCCGTGCACGGGGCGCCGTCGCCCTGCTCGACGGGGCCGCCGGTGCCACGCTGCTGTTCGACCAGGTCAGCGCGCGGGTGCGGCTTCGCTTCAAGGCCGGCGCGCAGTGGCGCAGCGTGCCCGTGGACGGCGTGGACACCGACCGTGGGCCACGCCGCCTGGTGCTCTACACGCCGGCGTCCGGGGCGACCACCGACACGGGCGAGGGACTCGAGTGGGTGCTCAGTGGCGCCCCGTTGCGCGCCGGGCCGCCCGTCACGACAGGCAACGCGCCGATTCCCGCGTCGGGGTATGTCCTGTCATACGGCGGCGCCGCGGCGCCCGACGCCCTCGGCGGGCTCGCGCGGGCCTCGTCGGTGCAGGTACGCGAAGCACTCACCGTCGTCAGCGGGAGCCGCGTGCGCGACTGGATGCGCGCCCGCACCATCGTCGGCGGCGCCGGCCTGCTCCTGCGGGGCGGTCGGCCGGTCGCCGACCGGTCCATGGAGCGCCTCACCCCGGGCTTCGAGACGACGACGCACCCGCGCACGGTGATTGCGTGCGACGGGCAGGGGCTGGTCTGGCTGATCACGGTGGACGGCCGCCAGCCGCTCGCGACCGGCGCGACGTTTCCGGACCTGATGGTCCTGCTGGCGAGGATCGGCGCCGTCGATGCGCTCAACCTCGACGGTGGCGGCTCGACGACCATGGTGGTGGGCGGGACGGTGGTGAACCGGCCGTCGGACGTGACGGGACCCCGCCCGGTGAGCGACGCGCTGATCGTCACGCCGCGGTAG
- a CDS encoding type IV pilus twitching motility protein PilT, with product MAETDIARLIDELNAQHSTAGDVSARLVSPAVETDADDDVAAADRDQSREEPRRGDAGAGPAPRLEAWLREVVRRQGSDLLLVSQAPPSARVEKRVVPIGEDVLDGAAIERAVLPALPPHAREAYARDGIADASFGLEGVGRFRVNLHRERGRAAATIRALPRAVPRLSSLDLPAQVEQLAHLTRGLVLIGGGTGSGKSTTLAALVDEINRREARHVITIEDPIEYEHAHRRSIVEQVEIGVDAPDYPTALRAALRQMPDVLVVGEMRDPESMRLALTAAETGHLVISTLHTTDVTSTVARIADSFPVERQATIRQEISLALSAVLIQTLLPRRSGGLVPAVELLMVQYGARQHVRKNQLHHLHQEISLTRRFGSVTFEESLATLVRGGHIGMEAALERAAHPEELGRLLEGM from the coding sequence GTGGCCGAGACCGACATCGCGCGCCTGATCGACGAGCTCAACGCCCAGCACTCGACCGCCGGCGACGTGTCGGCACGGCTCGTCTCCCCGGCCGTCGAGACCGACGCCGACGACGACGTGGCCGCGGCCGACCGGGACCAGTCGCGCGAGGAGCCGAGGCGAGGCGACGCGGGGGCCGGCCCGGCCCCGAGGCTCGAGGCCTGGCTGCGCGAGGTGGTGCGCAGACAAGGATCCGACCTGCTGCTCGTGTCGCAGGCGCCGCCGTCGGCCCGCGTGGAGAAGCGGGTGGTGCCGATCGGCGAGGACGTGCTCGACGGCGCGGCAATCGAGCGCGCCGTGCTGCCGGCGTTGCCGCCGCACGCGCGGGAGGCCTATGCGCGCGACGGCATCGCCGATGCGTCGTTCGGGCTCGAAGGCGTCGGGCGGTTCCGCGTCAACCTGCACCGGGAGCGCGGGCGCGCCGCGGCGACCATTCGCGCGCTGCCGCGAGCGGTGCCGCGGCTCTCGTCACTCGATCTGCCGGCGCAGGTCGAGCAGCTCGCCCACCTGACGCGCGGCCTCGTGCTGATCGGCGGCGGCACCGGGTCGGGCAAGTCGACGACCCTGGCAGCGCTGGTCGACGAGATCAACCGTCGCGAGGCGCGGCACGTCATCACGATCGAGGACCCCATCGAGTACGAGCACGCGCACCGGCGCTCGATCGTCGAGCAGGTGGAGATCGGCGTCGACGCGCCCGACTATCCCACGGCGCTGCGTGCCGCGCTACGGCAGATGCCCGACGTGCTCGTGGTCGGCGAGATGCGCGATCCGGAGTCGATGCGCCTGGCGCTCACCGCCGCGGAGACGGGACACCTGGTCATCTCGACGCTGCACACGACCGACGTGACCTCGACCGTCGCGCGCATCGCCGACTCGTTCCCGGTCGAGCGTCAGGCGACGATCCGGCAGGAGATCTCGCTCGCGCTGAGCGCGGTGCTGATCCAGACGCTGCTCCCCCGCAGGTCCGGCGGGCTGGTGCCGGCCGTGGAACTGCTGATGGTGCAGTACGGCGCGCGACAGCACGTGCGCAAGAACCAGTTGCACCACCTGCACCAGGAGATCTCGCTGACGCGCCGCTTCGGGTCGGTGACGTTCGAGGAATCGCTGGCGACCCTCGTGCGCGGCGGCCACATCGGCATGGAGGCCGCCCTCGAACGCGCGGCGCATCCCGAGGAGCTCGGGCGGTTGCTGGAGGGGATGTAA
- a CDS encoding TrmH family RNA methyltransferase: protein MLPVHVVLHQVRSLYNVGSFFRTADGAGVAQVVLSGITARPPRKEIAKTALGAEDSVPWVGVDDLPAWMDTFAGSGGQLAAIETTPAAIDLYDWTPTWPVAVLFGHEVEGLPGDLLARCHVHVRVPMLGTKGSLNVATAGGVVLYELLRKHRHR, encoded by the coding sequence ATGCTCCCCGTCCACGTCGTCCTCCACCAGGTGCGCAGCCTGTACAACGTCGGGTCCTTCTTCCGTACGGCCGACGGCGCCGGCGTCGCGCAGGTGGTCCTGTCGGGCATCACGGCGCGTCCGCCCCGCAAGGAGATTGCCAAGACTGCGCTCGGCGCCGAGGACAGCGTGCCGTGGGTCGGCGTCGACGACCTGCCGGCGTGGATGGACACCTTCGCCGGGTCGGGCGGACAGCTTGCCGCCATCGAGACGACGCCGGCGGCCATCGACCTGTACGACTGGACGCCCACCTGGCCGGTCGCGGTGCTGTTCGGGCACGAGGTCGAGGGGCTGCCAGGCGACCTCCTGGCGCGCTGCCACGTGCACGTGCGGGTCCCGATGCTCGGCACCAAGGGATCGCTGAACGTCGCGACGGCGGGCGGCGTGGTGCTCTACGAGTTGCTGCGCAAGCACCGGCATCGATAG
- a CDS encoding sulfatase-like hydrolase/transferase encodes MQPLKACASLVALVVAGLGVVLSAQPAARRPNILFLFADDMRADTIAAHGNPRIHTPTLDDLARRGFSFREAHVFGGDSGAVCVASRAMLMTGRTLFHVQTSTMGDAPLLPEVLGKAGYATFGTGKWHNGEASWLRAFQRGRTVMFGGMSDHTKVPVKDLGADGRLTPVRVATTFSSELFADSVIDFLRSYKDPAPFFAYVAFTAPHDPRQPPAPFAQRYYDALPPLPPDFLPQFPFDNGGVRGEKGQMRDENLAPWPRPERMIREQIAEYYGMVTHLDGQIRRVLDALEATGRARDTIVVFAADNGLALGSHGLLGKQSVFEHSTRVPMIIVGPGIPAGGQSRALTYLHDLYPTLASLAGVAAPVGLDGASLQPVWQDRGTPRDSLFTVYTKTQRAVRDARWKLIAYPALGHLQLFDLQSDPHEITDLATQPARAGEIARLRALMAAWQARMGDTVPIPTTNVRPPALDLTGAPRTPDQWQPEWIVKKYFGG; translated from the coding sequence ATGCAGCCTCTCAAGGCCTGCGCCAGCCTGGTGGCGCTCGTCGTGGCCGGGCTCGGCGTCGTGCTCTCGGCGCAGCCGGCGGCCAGGCGGCCGAACATCCTGTTCCTGTTCGCCGACGACATGCGCGCCGACACGATCGCCGCGCACGGCAATCCGCGCATCCACACGCCGACGCTCGACGACCTCGCCCGTCGCGGCTTCAGCTTCCGCGAGGCCCACGTGTTCGGGGGCGACAGCGGCGCCGTGTGCGTGGCCAGCCGCGCCATGCTGATGACCGGGCGCACGCTCTTCCACGTGCAGACGTCGACGATGGGCGACGCCCCCTTGTTGCCGGAAGTGCTCGGCAAGGCCGGGTACGCGACCTTCGGCACCGGCAAATGGCACAACGGCGAGGCCTCGTGGCTGCGTGCCTTCCAGCGCGGGCGCACCGTGATGTTCGGCGGGATGTCGGACCACACGAAGGTGCCGGTCAAGGACCTCGGCGCCGACGGCCGCCTCACCCCGGTGCGGGTCGCGACGACGTTCTCGAGCGAGCTGTTCGCCGACTCGGTCATCGACTTCCTGCGGTCCTACAAGGACCCGGCGCCGTTCTTCGCGTACGTGGCGTTCACCGCGCCCCACGACCCGCGGCAGCCGCCGGCGCCGTTCGCGCAGCGCTACTACGACGCGCTGCCGCCGCTGCCGCCGGACTTCCTGCCCCAGTTCCCGTTCGACAACGGCGGGGTGCGTGGCGAGAAGGGCCAGATGCGCGACGAGAACCTCGCACCCTGGCCGCGACCCGAGCGGATGATCCGCGAGCAGATCGCCGAGTACTACGGCATGGTCACGCACCTCGACGGCCAGATCCGCCGCGTGCTCGACGCGCTCGAGGCCACCGGCCGCGCCCGCGACACCATCGTCGTCTTCGCCGCCGACAACGGCCTCGCGCTCGGCAGCCACGGGCTGCTCGGCAAGCAGAGCGTCTTCGAACACAGCACGCGCGTGCCCATGATCATCGTCGGCCCCGGCATTCCGGCCGGCGGCCAGAGCCGGGCGCTGACCTACCTCCACGACCTGTACCCGACGCTGGCGTCGCTGGCCGGCGTGGCCGCGCCTGTTGGTCTCGACGGCGCCTCGCTGCAGCCGGTGTGGCAGGACCGCGGCACGCCTCGGGACTCGCTCTTCACGGTGTACACGAAGACCCAGCGCGCCGTTCGCGACGCCCGGTGGAAGCTGATCGCCTACCCGGCGCTCGGACACCTGCAGTTGTTCGACCTGCAGTCCGATCCACACGAGATCACCGACCTTGCCACGCAGCCGGCGAGGGCGGGCGAGATCGCGCGCCTGCGGGCGCTGATGGCCGCGTGGCAGGCGAGGATGGGCGACACCGTGCCGATTCCCACGACCAACGTCAGGCCACCGGCCCTCGATCTCACCGGCGCGCCGCGCACGCCGGACCAGTGGCAGCCCGAATGGATCGTGAAGAAGTATTTCGGGGGGTGA
- a CDS encoding HEPN domain-containing protein: MQNRDLAADHLRRAAARLLAVDTLFKAESWADVVRESQEIVELALKGLLRASGVEPPRIHDVADVLMAEQARLPADVVPAVARLAEISRGLRRDRELAFYGAEDLTPSDFYKKADAIAARASARFVVETARPHVTVR; this comes from the coding sequence ATGCAGAACCGGGACCTCGCGGCCGACCACCTCCGCCGCGCCGCCGCGCGTCTGCTCGCCGTGGACACGCTCTTCAAGGCAGAGAGCTGGGCCGACGTGGTCCGTGAATCGCAGGAGATCGTCGAGCTGGCGTTGAAGGGCCTCCTGCGCGCCAGCGGCGTGGAGCCGCCTCGCATCCACGACGTCGCCGACGTGCTCATGGCGGAGCAGGCGCGGCTGCCTGCCGATGTGGTGCCGGCCGTGGCCCGACTCGCCGAGATCTCGCGCGGGCTGCGGCGGGACCGGGAGCTCGCGTTCTACGGCGCCGAGGACCTCACGCCGTCCGACTTCTACAAGAAGGCCGACGCCATCGCGGCCCGCGCCAGCGCGCGCTTCGTCGTCGAGACGGCCCGCCCCCACGTCACGGTGCGCTGA
- a CDS encoding toxin-antitoxin system HicB family antitoxin has translation MARRPPTRAGEGSTRHGPVPFLLRLPADLHRRLAVQAAAEDASLNEYCVQRLAGPDVMATHRRSIAAVLATAAVVAGTHLVGVIAHGSWVRGEARDSSDVDVMVVVARSLPLTRDLYREWDASSPAWDGRPVDAHFVHLPDAARGPGSLWCELAVEGVVLDDRSGAVSATLIEVRRAIAQGRFVRKTAHGQPYWTEAA, from the coding sequence GTGGCTCGCCGCCCGCCCACCCGCGCCGGAGAGGGCTCCACCCGCCACGGCCCCGTGCCGTTCCTGCTGCGGTTGCCGGCGGACCTCCATCGCCGGCTCGCGGTACAGGCCGCAGCCGAGGACGCGTCGCTGAACGAGTACTGCGTGCAGCGGCTCGCCGGGCCTGACGTCATGGCGACGCACCGACGGTCGATTGCCGCGGTCCTGGCGACCGCCGCGGTGGTTGCGGGCACGCACCTCGTCGGGGTCATCGCGCACGGGTCATGGGTGCGTGGCGAGGCCCGTGACTCGTCCGACGTCGACGTGATGGTCGTGGTCGCCCGATCGCTCCCGCTGACGCGCGACCTGTATCGGGAATGGGATGCCTCGTCGCCCGCATGGGACGGCCGACCGGTGGATGCGCACTTCGTCCACCTGCCCGATGCCGCGCGCGGCCCCGGCAGCCTCTGGTGCGAGCTCGCCGTCGAGGGCGTCGTGCTCGACGACCGGTCCGGCGCCGTGTCGGCGACGCTGATCGAGGTCCGGCGGGCCATCGCGCAGGGGCGCTTCGTCCGCAAGACCGCGCATGGGCAGCCGTACTGGACGGAGGCCGCCTGA
- a CDS encoding VCBS repeat-containing protein: MTAPAARPLVATLAFVAAALGAVTRAQAPAPAFTAHTIATGLSEGYQVVVADLNRDARPDIVVVDSGSTRVQWYENPEWTPHVLVAGVSDPINAAASDVDGDGIPEIALAHGFAMAYASSPGIVSILTHGDDPRAPWTAREIDRVPTAHRLRFADLDGTGRKVLVNAPLIGPGAVAPEYRGRMPLVMYHPGNWAREVIDEEEQGVVHGITPVTFSGDDRESLLTAGFLGVHARRVAGGQWMRTRLAAGDPAPWPKSGASEVVVARLGGEDVVGTIEPWHGNQVVVYRRRGATWARTVVDDSVKDGHTMVAGDVDGDGRDELLVGERQGRRSVYLYRASSGRGNAWTRQLLDDRGMAAAGCAMADLNGDGRVDVVCVGTATANLKWYENRPGSSGR; the protein is encoded by the coding sequence GTGACTGCCCCCGCTGCGCGACCACTCGTCGCAACCCTCGCGTTTGTCGCGGCCGCCCTCGGAGCGGTGACGCGGGCGCAGGCGCCGGCGCCCGCCTTCACCGCGCACACGATTGCGACCGGCCTGTCCGAGGGCTACCAGGTGGTGGTCGCCGACCTCAATCGCGATGCCAGGCCCGACATCGTCGTCGTCGACAGCGGCAGCACGCGCGTGCAGTGGTACGAGAACCCCGAATGGACGCCGCACGTGCTGGTCGCCGGTGTCAGCGACCCGATCAACGCCGCGGCGTCGGACGTCGATGGCGACGGCATCCCGGAGATCGCCCTGGCCCACGGCTTCGCGATGGCGTACGCGAGCAGCCCGGGCATCGTCTCGATTCTCACGCACGGCGACGACCCGCGCGCGCCGTGGACGGCCCGCGAGATCGACCGCGTGCCGACGGCGCACCGGCTGCGCTTTGCCGATCTCGACGGCACGGGACGGAAGGTGCTCGTGAACGCTCCGCTCATCGGCCCGGGCGCCGTCGCGCCGGAGTACCGGGGCCGGATGCCGCTCGTGATGTATCACCCCGGCAACTGGGCACGCGAGGTGATCGACGAGGAGGAGCAGGGCGTGGTGCACGGCATCACGCCGGTCACCTTCAGCGGCGACGATCGGGAGTCGCTGCTGACGGCCGGCTTCCTCGGCGTCCACGCGAGGCGCGTCGCGGGCGGCCAATGGATGCGCACGCGTCTCGCGGCCGGCGACCCGGCGCCCTGGCCGAAGAGCGGCGCCAGCGAGGTGGTCGTGGCGCGCCTCGGCGGCGAGGACGTGGTCGGCACCATCGAGCCCTGGCACGGCAACCAGGTGGTCGTCTACCGCCGGCGCGGAGCGACATGGGCGCGCACGGTCGTCGACGACAGCGTGAAGGACGGCCACACGATGGTCGCCGGCGACGTCGACGGCGACGGGCGCGACGAGCTGCTCGTGGGCGAGCGCCAGGGACGGCGCAGCGTCTACCTGTATCGCGCCTCGTCCGGACGGGGTAACGCTTGGACGCGGCAGTTGCTCGACGACCGCGGCATGGCGGCCGCCGGGTGCGCCATGGCCGACCTCAACGGCGACGGACGCGTCGACGTCGTGTGCGTCGGCACCGCCACGGCGAACCTCAAGTGGTACGAGAACCGGCCCGGGTCGTCCGGCCGCTGA